A genome region from Oenanthe melanoleuca isolate GR-GAL-2019-014 chromosome 14, OMel1.0, whole genome shotgun sequence includes the following:
- the NPW gene encoding neuropeptide W: protein MARGQLSGGTWGALVLLGLMLPAAPAGAWYKHVASPRYHTVGRASGLLMGVRRSPYLWRRELAAEPPRHPGTPAGDSPAPPGENPPDSAPAPPPPPGPGRLLQRLLRRGWGWGRPRPDPARPPAGPRQPQLLPLEDLALRR from the coding sequence ATGGCCAGGGGACAGCTGTCggggggcacctggggagccctggtgctgctggggctgatgCTGCCGGCCGCCCCGGCGGGCGCCTGGTACAAGCACGTCGCCAGCCCCCGGTACCACACGGTGGGGCGAGCCTCGGGGCTGCTGATGGGGGTCCGCCGCTCCCCCTACCTCTGGCGACGGGAGCTGGCGGCAGAACCGCCCCGGCATCCCGGGACCCCCGCCGGGGACAGCCCCGCACCCCCGGGGGAGAACCCCCCGGACtctgccccggccccgccgccgccgcccggccccgggcgCCTCCTGCAGCGGCTGCtccggcggggctggggctgggggcgccCCCGGCCGGACCCCGCCCGACCCCCGGCCGGCCCCCGCCAGCCTCAG